Within the Saccharopolyspora gloriosae genome, the region TTGTGCGAACGGCCCGCCATCACCAGCTCGCCGTGCTGCGCCGCCAGCCGCGCGAGCCTGCCCAGCACCGCCACCGTGCGGTCGCGCACGTGCTCCAAGCTGCGGCGGACCTGCAACTGCTCGACGTTCTCGGTGAGGTCGCGGGAGGTCATGCCCTTGTGCACGTGCTCGTGCCCGGCGAGGGCGTTGAACTCCTCGATGCGGGCCTTCACGTCGTGCCTGGTCTGCCGCTCGCGCTCGGCGATGGAATCCAGGTCTACCTGGTCGATGACGCGCTCGTAGTCGGCGACCGCGCCCTCCGGCACGTCGACGCCGAGGTCCGCCTGCGCGCGCAGCACCGCCAGCCACAGCTGGCGTTCCAGCACGACCTTGTGCTGCGGGGACCACAGCTCGACCAGCTCCGGCGAGGCGTAGCGGTGGGCGAGCACGTTCGGGAGGTGGGGCTTGACCGTCACGGCTGGCCAGGATACTTCCCGCCCCCGGCGGCACCGCTCGCACGCCTCCTCGGGGTCCCGACGCACCAGCTCCGATCACCGGGCGGCCGGGTGTGAGGTGCGCGGAAAAACGGTCGCCTCGGGCGTCGAGGGCGAGCTAGGTTCGGGGCGTCATGACTCCCGATGCGCGCGGCCCGGTCCGCTTCCTGTGGTCGCTGCTGCGCGTCCGGCCCGGACTGCTGATCCTCGCTCCCGTCACCGGCTCGTTGTGGCTGCTGCCGACCGCGGTGCTGCCGCTGGTCATCGGCCGCGCGCTGGACGCGGGCATCGCGGGCCGGGACGGTTCGGCGCTGCTCGGGTGGACCCTGGTGGCGCTGGGGCTCGGTGTCGTTCAGGCGCTGGGCGCGGCGGCGCTCGGGTGGACGGCGCACACGCTGTGGCTGCACGGCGCGGGCTCCGCGGAACGGGTGGTGCTGCACCACGTGGCGGGGCTCGGCGGGTCGCTCACCCGGCAGGTCCGCCACGGTGAGGTCGTGGCCGTCGGCTCCTCGGACATCTACCAGGTCGGCAAAGCGTTCGAGGTGCTCGCCAGGCTCGCCGGCGCCATCGTGGCGTTCCTCGTCGCGGCCGCCGCGCTGCTGACGATCTCCCCGCTGATGGGCGCCGTGGCCCTGGTCGGGGTGCCGCTGGCGACGCTGGGCATCGGCCCGCTGCTGCGCCCGCTGCGCCGCCGCGAAGAAGTCCAGCGGGAGAACCTCACCGGCCTGAACACGCTGGCCGCGGACATCGTCTCCGGCCTGCGCATCCTGCGCGGCATCGGCGGCGAAGCCCGGTTCCACGCCCGGTTCGTCACGGCGAGCGGGAAGGTGCGGGACGCCGGAATCGCCGCCGGACGCGTCACCGCGTGGCTGGCGGGCGCCGAGATCCTGCTGCCCGGACTGGTGACGGTGCTCGTCACGTGGCTGGGCGCGCGGATGGCGCTGAGCGGGACGATCAGCGTCGGCGAACTGGTGGCCTTCTACGGCGTGTCCAGCTTCCTGGTGATCCCGGTGCGCACCGCCACCGAAGCGGCGAGCACCTTCGCTTCCGCCGTGGTCGCGGCCGGCCGGGCGTGCGGGCTGCTGCGGCTGCGCCCGGAACCGGCCGATCCGCCGAAGCCGCGCGCGCTGCCCATCGGTCCGCTCGCCTTGGTCGACGAACGCACCGGCGCCCACGCCGAAGCGGGCGAACTCACCGCCATCGACGCCGCCGGGCACGGTGAGGCGCTGGCGGAGCGGTTCGCCCGGCACACCTCGGACGGCCGGGTGCACGCCGGGGACGTACCGCTCGACGAAGTCGAGATCGCGGTGCTTCGGGACCGGATCGTGCTGGCGCACAACCAGGACCTGCTGTTCGCCGGACCGGTCCGCGCCGGGCTCGACCTGGGATCGCCGGTGCTCGTGGAGACGGCCCTGCACGCCGCCGACGCCGAGGACGTGCTCGACGCGTTGCCCGCCGACGGCGCGCTCACCGAACAGGCCCGCTCGCTGTCCGGTGGGCAACGGCAACGACTGCTGCTGGCGCGCGCGTTGTGCAGCGACGCCGACGTGCTGGTGCTGGACGAACCGACCTCGGCCGTCGACGCGCACACCGAGGCGCGCATCGTGCGCCGAGTCCGGGAACTGCGGAAAGGACGGACCACAATCGTCCTCACCCAGAGCCCGCTGTGGCACGCGATCGCCGACCGGGCGCTGCACGTGACGGGAGGAGCGGAATGAGGCTCCCGCTGGCCGACCGGACCGAGGTGCTGCGCTGGCTGCGACGCACCGCCGCCGCCCACCGCCGCGAGTTCTCCCTGATGATGCTGCTGTTCGGGCTGACCACGGTGGTCGGTCTGATCGGCCCGCAACTGCTCGGGCGGCTGGTGGACTCCGTGTCGACGGGCACCGAGGTGTGGCGGGTGGACGCGCTGGCCGCCGGGTTCCTCCTGGTGCTCGTCGTGCACGCGCTGCTGGCCCGCGCGGCCCGGCTGCGCGCGGCCGTGTTCGGCGAGACCGTGCTGGCCGAGACCCGGGAGGACGTGGTGGCCCGCGCGTTGCGGCTGCCGCTGGGCACCGTGGAGGACGCGGGCACCGGTGATCTGCTCAGCCGCTCCACTGCCGACGTGGACCGGCTCGACTTCACCGTGCGCGAAGCCGCACCGGAACTCACTGCGGCCGTGCTCACCATCGCGCTCACCGCCGTCGCGATGATCATCACTTCGCCGCTGCTGGCCTGCGGGCTGCTCGTCGCGGTGCCGCTGCTGGTGGCCGTGAGCCGGTGGTACTTCCCGCGCGCCGCGAAGACGATCAGCAGGCTGCTGCAGGACTGGGCCAACGTGCAGTCGAGCATCCACGAAACCGTGCAAGGCGCCCGCACCATCGACTCGATGCGGCTCACCGAGCGGCGCCGCGCGCACAACGACCAGGTCCTGGACCGGGCCATCAACGGCGAGAAGCGGCACCGCACGCTGCTGTCGGTGTTCCTGCCGACGCTGGAACTGGCCTACGCGCTGCCGATCGCGGCGATCCTGCTGATCGGCGGCTGGAGCTACCAGGCGGGCTGGGTCCAGCTGGGCACGGTGACCACGGTCGTGCTGTACGCGGCGACGTTGTCGGCTCCGCTGGCCGAACTCTTCGCGTGGCTGGAGGAGATGCAGCTCGGCCACGCCGCGCTCAGCCGCATCCTCGGCGTGCCGCAGGCGCCGCCGGAACGCGCCGAACCGGTCCCGGCGAGCGCGGCCGGGCACGACCTGGTGCTGCGCGACGTGCGGTTCTCCTACCGGACCGGCCGGGAGGTCCTGCACGGCATCGACCTGCACGTGCCCGCCGGTGAGCGGCTCGTCATCGTCGGGCCGTCCGGAGCGGGGAAGTCCACGCTGGGGCGGCTCATCGCCGGGATCAGCGCGCCCGACTCGGGTTCGGTGGCGTTCGGCGACGTGGAGATCACGGCACTGCCCACCGCCCGCACCCGGCAGGAGGTCGTGCTGCTCACGCAGGAACATCACGTGTTCACCGCGAGCCTGCGGGACAACCTGTCGCTGCCGGAGTCGCGGGAGTGGCGGGACGCGGAACTGCTCGACGCGTTGGAGACGGTGGGCGCGGCGAAATGGGCGCGGCTGCTCCCGGACGGGTTGGACACCGTCATCGGCTCCGGTGGCGATCCGGTGCCCGCGGCGGTGGCTCAGCAGCTCGCGCTGGCTCGGGTGGTGCTGGCCGACCCGCACACGTTGGTGCTGGACGAGGCGACGTCACTGCTCGACGGGGACAGCTCCCGAGACCTGGAGCGGTCGCTGTCGACGCTGCTCACCGGCCGCACGGTGATCGCCATCGCGCACCGGCTGCACACCGCGCGGACCGCCGACCGGGTGGCGGTGGTCGACGGCGGCCGCATCGTGGAGCTCGGCGCGCACCGGGACCTGCTGGCCGCGGACGGCTCCTACGCGGCGCTGCACCGCACCGCCCTCGGCCAGTAGCGGCTCCGCCCGGATCCGGGGCGGCGGCGCCGGGTTCACCGCCGCTCCTAGGATCAGCGGTCATGACAGCGGCCACCCCGAAAGGCGAGCGCCGCCGCCAAGCCCTGGTCGAGGCGGCGGTGGAGCTGCTCTCCGAAGGCGGGCTCGAAGCGGTGCGGCATCGCGCCGTGGCGGAACGGGCCGGGCTGCCCCTCGCCTCCACCACCTACTACTTCACCTCGCTCGACGACCTCGTCGCCGCCGCCGTGGAGCACGAGGCCCGCGCCGAACTCGCCACCGGCCGCGCCCGGCTCGACGAGCTCGCCGACGAGCTGCGGACGGTGGACGCGGTGACCGAACTGCTGCTGGACCTGCTGCTCGGCTACGACTCGCGGGACGGCGGCACGAAACCGGTGCTGCTGCGCTACGAACGGCTCGTGGGCTCGCCGCGGCGGCCGTACCTGGCGCCGCTGATGCGGGAACTGGGCGGTGAGCTGCACGAACTGCTCGCCGAGATCCTCACGCGCAGCGGCATGCCCGTCGGGCGGGAGCGGTTGCTGGAGCTGATCGCGCTGGTCGACGGGGCCGTGGTGAACGCCCTCATCGAAAGCGCCCCGGACCCCCGCGCCGCCGCCCGCCGAATGCTCCGCCCCAAACTCGGCTGACGCCGACCCAGGTGAAGGTTCTCTTCGCCCGGTCCCGGAGGAATTCACTCCACGACCCGTGTGAGGTGAACGGCCCGTTCGACCGGTGGGACCGGGCGAAGTGGCGGGTGGGGGACGCTCAGAAGCGAGGCGCGAGGGTGTCGGCGATGTTCTGGAGGCGGTCGGCGTACGGGGCGTGTTCGGTGCCCTTCGGTTCGCTGAGGACCGTCAAGGTCCGGCCGCTCTTCGCCGGGATCTCGATCACGGCCGTGTTCGGCGCCCGCCCCGTCGCTGCGGACGGCTGCGCGCCCGCCGGGCTGAGCAGCACCGCCACCTTCCCGGACGCCGGCCCCTCCCGGATGGTGAGGGCCGCGCTCTTCGCGCCGGCCGGACAGGAACCGTCGGCGCCGGTCGGCTGCGTTGCACCGGCCTCCGGAAGCCGCTCGGACAGCGCCTTCGCCAACGACTCGTCCGGGGAACCGCACCCTCCGCTGGTCGCAGGCTCGTTCAGGACGAGCGGCCCGGAGCGCGGCGTCGTACCGGAGTTCGGATCGGCCGGTGCCTGCGGCAACCCCATCGGGGACTGCGTCGGCGTCGCGGGAGCCTGCGCCACCGGAGCCCCGGAACCGCCGAACATGCCGGTGCCCACACCGACGCCGCCCACCAGCACGGCCGCGGCCACCAGCGAGCCACCGGCGAACGCCGTGCGACGGCGAGCCGTGACCCGGCGCGATCCGCGCAGCACGTCCTGCTCGTCGAACGACGCCTCGGGCGCATCGCGCGCAGCCTTCTGGAACAGCTGCTCCAGCTCTGTCTCGTTCACTTGCCGCACCTCCTCACGACGTCGATCGAAGATCGTCGAGTTGGCCGCCCAAAGCCTCCCGAAGCGCCTCCAGCCCACGGGCCGACTGGCTCTTCACGGTGCCCTCGCTGCACTTCATGACCTCGGCGACCCCGGCGACGTCGAGCCCCTCCAGGAATCGCAGCACCAAAACGGTCCGCTGCTTCGGTGGAACCTGGCGCAAACCGGCGACCAGCGTCTGGCGGGTCGCGATGCCGTCATCAACCGAACCGGACTCGGCGGGCCGGTCCGGCAGCACATCGGTGAACCGCTCCCGCCGCCACGGGCGCCGAGACTCGTCGATCACCGCCCGGCTGAGCGTCCGGCGCACGTACGCGTCGAGCGCTCCCTTGTCCCGCACCTTGCGCCAGTGACGGTGCAAGGCGATGAACGCGGTCTGGGCGAGATCGTCAGCGCGATGCCAGTCACCGCACATCATGTACGCCATCCGACGAACCGCCTCCCGCCGAGCCGCGAAATACTCCGCGAACTCCTGCTCCTCGCGCTGGTCCACGCGGACTCTCCGCTCGTCCGTGCTTGCACTCCTGGGACGGTGCTACCGGCCCCTACGGTTGCATGCCGTCCGGCCCTGAAATCGGGCGGCACGCGTGAGGAACCTTAGAGCCTGCGCCCGATCCGCCCGGGCTGGGTGCGCGCGGAGTGACACCCCGTGCACGGAAGCTCAACGTCCACCTAATGGAACGGCTGCGATGACCGGCCGTTCAGGGGCCTCCCGGAAATCGCGGTGTCCGGGGAACGAACGGGCAAGAAAGGCGTCCGGGCGAACCGGTGTCCCCCAACCAGTTGCCTCGACCCCCTGCCGATGTGGTGTGATCGGTTCGTGACCAAAACGGCATCCATAGATCTGCGTTCCGACACGGTCACGCGTCCCGACAAGCGGATGGCCGCGGCGATGGCCGAAGCCGAAGTCGGTGACGACGTGCTGGACCACGACCCCACGATGCGAGCGCTGGAGGAGAAGGCCGCCCAGCTGCTGGGCACGGCCGCCGCACTATGGGTGCCCAGCGGCACGATGGGCAATCTGATCGCGCTGTCGGTCCACCTCCGACGGGGAGACCGGTTCCTCGCGCCACGCGGGGCGCACGTGCTGCACCACGAACTCGGCTCCGCAGCGTGGCTCGCCGGCGGCATGCCGGAACCCCTCGAATGGGACGCCGGTCCGGGACGCCCCACCGCCGACTCGGTACGTGCGCACGCAAACGGTGACCGGCGCTACGACGCGCTGCACACCACGCTGCTGTGCCTGGAGAACACGCACAACGCCGCCGGCGGCGCCGTCATCCCGCCGCACGAGCACGCCCAGCTGGCCGCGGCCGCCCGGGACCGCGGACTGCGCGTGCACCTCGACGGCGCCCGGATCTGGAACGCCGCGACCGCCCTGGAACTGCCGCCCGCCGCGTTGACCGTCGGGGTCGACACGGTGCAGGCCTGCCTGAGCAAAGGACTCGGCGCACCGGTGGGTTCCGTAGTGGCGGGCACCAGCGACTTCGTCGCCGAAGCCCGCCGGGTGCGCAAAATGCTCGGCGGCGGAGTCCGGCAAGGCGGAGTGCTCGCCGCGGCCGGGCTGCTGGCGCTGGATCGGGTATCGGCCCTGGCGGCGGACCACCGGCACGCGAAGCTGCTCGCGGACGGCCTCACCGAACTCGGCTGGGACATCACGCCGCCGCAGACGAACATCGTGCTGGCCGCGGTGCCGGATGTGCGGCTCACCTTGGACTGGCTGCAGGAGATCGGGGTGCTTGCGGTGCCGATGGACGGCAACGTTCGGTTCGTTACTCATCGTGACGTGGCTGAGCGGGATGTCAAGGACGTGCTCCGCCGTATATCGCGCACGACCCCAGCAGCCGGTATACCTCAGGCTGGTTGACCTTCCACGGCTCGTTCTGCGTGGGGGGCGGGTAGCGGAACCTCAGCTGTCTTCTCGCTGCGGGATCTTTTTCCCAAGTGGCTCCGCCACGAGGGAAAAAGCTGTCCTCGCGAGAAGACAGCTGAGAACCCGCCGGTGGTCGTTTTTTCGACGTGGGCTATGTGCTTCGCACATACAGGCACGGCTTCGCCGCCAGGCACGGCCTTTGGCCGCGAGGCAGGCGGGGCTTCGCCCGCCCTTCGCGGACTCCGCCGCCACAAGCACGGCTACGCCGCAAAACACGGCCTCCGGCCGCAAAGCAAGCGGGGCTTCGCCCGCCCTTCGCGGACTCCGCCGCCACAAGCACGGCTACGCCGCAAAGCACGGCCTTCGGCCGCCAGGCAGGCGGGGCTTTGCCCGCGCTTCGTGGGCTTCGCCGCTGAAAGGACGGCTTCGGTGAGGAGGTTCGGCTTCGCCGGTGGGCAGGGCTACTTGGATTCCAGGCGGCGTCTGCGGTGGGCCGCCATCCGGACCGGGGCGTTGGATTCGCCGCGGGCTCGGTAGCCGTTGATGCGTTGGACGATTTCGAAGAAGACTCGGGAGCCCGGGACGGCCACCGAGAAGTGCAGGTATTCGCCTTGGCGGTCGCGGTCGTAGAGGATCGAGTTCTCGCGCAAGGAAGCGAGCAGGTCCGGTGGGAGCTCCAGGCGGGCGTCCAGGTCGTCGTAGTAGTTGTCCGGGATCGCCACGACCGGTGCGCCCAATTCCCGCATCGCACGCGCGCTGGCGAACACGTCGTCGCTGCTCAGCGCCACGTGTTGCGGGTGCCGGACGCCCGGTGCCCACGGTCCTCTGCGCAGCACCGCCGAATCGAGCGCGATGCGCACCGTCTCGCCCCGGTCCAGCACCATCCGGCTGCGCACCAAGCCGAACGGTGCGGCGAACTCCACCGGCGGAGCGGGGCGCAGGCCCAGCACCGAGCGGTAGAACAGGATCGCCTCGTCGAAGTGGTCGAACGGCTGGGTCATCGCGACGTGGTCGATGCCGGTGACGCCCGCGTCTTGACCCCGTTCGTCCTGCTCGGGCTCGAAGTCGCCCAGCCACCCCGCGTCGCGGTCCGCGTCGGTGCGGCAGAAGAACAGCGCCGTGCCGTCCGGCGCGGCGACCGAGGACAGATCAGCCTCGTCGGGCCGGGCGGACCGAGGCAACACCGGCGCCAGCAGCCCTTCCGCGCGCCGGGTCGAGGCGGGCGGGTCCGCGCTGTGCACCCCGAGCGCGGCCAACGCCCCACCGCCACGATGCTCGGGCCGGTCCGGTTCGGTGTTCACCAAGATCCGCGCGGCGCCCTGCTCCCACAGGCGCACCGGCTTGGAGCGGTGCCGCCCGGCCGACCGGAAACCGAGCGCGGCCAGCGTCGAGTTCAACCGCTCGCCCCCGGAGTCGTCCGCGCCGAGCTCCACGAAGGCCGGGCCGGACAGCTCCGCAGGGGGCGGCAGGTGCACGGGGGCGGCCACCGATTCCTCCAGCGCGAGCAGCGAACGCATCGCGTCCACCGCCGCCGGGCCGGGGTCCGACTGCCGGAACACGTCGTTGAAAACCTCCAGCGACAACGGCCCCGCGTAACCCGCGGCGAGCACGGTGCCGACGAACTCGGCCAGGTCGAACTCGCCTTGACCTGGGAAGAGCCGGTGATGCCTGCTCCACTGCAACAGGTCCATGTTCAGCCGGGGCGCGTCGGCCAGCTGGAGGAAGAACAACTTCTCCGCCGGGATGGTGCGGATCGTGGTGAGATCGCTGCCGCGCGACAAGATGTGGAAGCTGTCCAGGCACACGCCCAGCGACGGGTGGTCGGCGCGGCGCACGATGCGCCAAGCGTGTTCGTAGGTGTTCACGAACCGTCCCCAGGCCAGCGCCTCGTAGCAGACCCGGATGCCGCGTTCGGCGGCCAGCTCGGCGAGTTCGCGCAGCTGCTCGGCGGCCAGATCGTCGTCGTCCACCGCGTCCGGGGAGACCGAGGAGCACACCAGCACGGTGTCCGCGCCGAGCCGCGCCATCAGGTCGAACTTCCGCTCGGCGCGGCGCAGATTGGCCCGCAGCACGTCGGGCGGGACCGCTTCGAAATCCCGGAACGGCTGGTAGAGGTCGATGGACAGGCCCAGTTCCGCGCAGCGTTCCCGGATCCGCTCCGGCGCGGAGGCGGAGGCGATCAGGTCGTTCTCGAAGATCTCCACCCCGCCGAATCCGGCGGCGGAAGCGGCGGTGAGCTTGTCCTCCAGCGAGCCGGACAGGCAGACCGTGGCGATGGAGCGGGCGCGTTCAGCGGGCGACGTGGACACGGGGGCCTCCGGGGTCGGTCACGAGCGTCTCGAAGTGGCGCAGCATCCGGTCGGCGTCCGGTTCGCACCCGGTGAACAGGCGGAACGCGTCCGCCGCTTGGAACACCGCCATGCCGCCACCGTCGAGTACCCGGCAGCCCCGGGCACGCGCGGTGCGGACGAGTTCGGTCTCCAGCGGCCGGTACACGACGTCGGCCACCCACAGCTGCGGGCGCAACGCCTCGACGGGCACCGGCAGACCGGGGTGCGCGGCCATGCCGACGGGAGTGGCGTGCACCAGACCGTCGGCGGCCGCCAGCGCGGCGGCCGGTCCGGCGTCGAGTCCGCCCGCCACGGCCCGGTCCGCGCCGAAGCGGCCGCGCAGCGATGTGGCGACGGCCTCGGCCCGGCCCGCGTCCAGGTCGAGCACGTGCACCGTCCCGGCGCCGAGGGTGAGCAGCCCGTGGGCGACGGCGGCTCCCGCGCCGCCCGCGCCGAGCAGCACCACCCGGTCCAGCGGCACGTCCGGCAGGCCGCGGCTGAGGCTGCGGGCGAAACCGGACCAGTCGGTGTTGTGACCGACGGCTCCGCCCTCGCCGAACACGACGGTGTTCACCGCGCCCAGCGCCGCCGCGTCCGGGGACAGCTCGTCGAGGTGTTCGATGACCAGCTGTTTCGCCGGGTGGGTGATGTTGAGCCCGGTGAATCCGGTGAGCCGGGCGGCCCGGAGCAGTTCACCGACGGCCGTCGCGGGCAGGCCCAGCTCGTCCAGATCGAGTCGGCGGTACAGGCAGCGCAAGCCGAGTTCGGCGGCCTCCCGTTCGTGCAAGGCCGGACTGAGCGAGGGGCCGATGCCCGCGCCGATCAGTCCGGTGAGCAACCCGTTGCCGACGTCGCCGATGACAGCCACCCCCTGCGCCCGCTCCGGCGGACCGGAGCGGGAGACGAATGAACGAACTAGCTAGTACACAGTAGCCCGGCGCGGAACCCAGGCAAAGGACCGCGCATTAGGGTGGGCGGAACCGGAGCGGATCAAACCGGGGTTGACCAGCGAGTTCCACTCGGCCGATCGAGCACGGACCCGCTCGCCCGGCGGCCCGATCCGATACCGATCAGCCCAAGACCGAGCAGTCCGAGACCGGATGACCAAGTACCGACCAGGGAGTCCACGTGGTGGCATCACCGTCCCGCGCCGCGCCCGAATCCAACGGCGCCGAGCAGCCCGCGGTCGAACCCCGGCAGCGCGACGCCGAACGGACGCGGGCGGAACTGCTGGACGTGGCCCTCGCCGAATTCGCCGACAAGGGCTACGCCGGAGCCCGCGTGGACGAGATCGCGGCCCGCACCAGCACCACCAAGCGGATGATCTACTACTACTTCGGCGGCAAGGAGCAGCTCTACATCGCCGCGCTGGAACGCGCCTACGCCGCGATCCGCGGCATCGAGCAGCGACTCGACGTGGCGGACCTGGCTCCGAAGCAGGCGATCCGGCGAGTGGCGGAGTCGACCTTCGACCACCACGAGTCGCATCCGGCGTTCATCCGGCTGGTGTGCATCGAGAACATCGACCACGGCAGGCACCTGGCCAAGTCCGCCGAACTGCCCGGCCTCGGCACGCCCGCACTGGAAGTGCTCACCGGCATCCTGGAGCGCGGCCGGGAGGCGGGCCTGTTCCGCGCGGACGTGGACGCGCTGGACGTGCACATGGCGATCAGCTCGTTCTGCGTCTTCCGGACCGCCAACCGGCACACGTTCCAGGCGATCTTCGACCGGGACATGCTCGATCCGACTCGCCGGGAGCACTACCGCCGCATGGTCGGTGACCTGGTGCTGAGCTACCTGAGCGCAACCCCCGAAACCGCCTGAACCGGCACTGAAGCAGGCCCGCGAAAGCTGGAAACCAAGTCTTGACACCTGCGGGCCGCAACCGCAGAGTGACGGACTAACCAGGTGGTACATAACTGCTTCTCGCTGTTCTGAGCAACGGAGCAAGGACGTCAGGAGCCTCTCGGTGACCGAGACCCGCACACCCGGAACGACCCCGGGCGAACACCGCAAAGCCGCATGGGCGGCCTGGATCGGCAGCGCGCTCGAGTACTACGACTTCTTCATCTACGGCACGGCCGCTGCGCTGGTCTTCAACAAGATCTTCTTCCCGGCGTCCTCTCCCGCCACCGGCACCCTGCTCGCGCTGGCCACGTTCGGCGTCGGCTACCTGGCGCGACCCATCGGCGCCTTCGTCCTCGGCCACATCGGCGACCGCTTCGGACGCAAGCGAGTCCTGGTGCTCACGGTGCTGCTGATGGGGGTCGCGACGGTCGGCGTGGGCTGCCTGCCGACCTACGAGCAGATCGGCGTCGCCGCGCCGATCACCCTCGTCGTGCTGCGACTGGCGCAAGGATTCTCCGCGGCGGGCGAACAATCCGGCGCCAGCTCCATGACGCTCGAACACGCCCCCGAGCACCGGCGCGGCTACTTCACCAGCTTCACGCTCAGCGGCACCCAAGCCGGGCAGATCCTCGCCACCGCGATCTTCCTGCCGATCGCCGCGTTACCGCAGGAACAGCTGCTGAGCTGGGGCTGGCGGGTGCCGTTCTGGCTCAGCGGCCTCGTCGTCATCGTCGCCCTCGTCATCCGGCGCACCCTCGACGAAACCCCGGTCTTCCAGCAAGAAGCCGGAAAAGCCGACAAGGAACTGCCGCTGGCGGTGCTGTTCCGCGATCACTGGGCGGACGTGCTGCGCGTCGTCGTGGCCTCCACCGTCGCCGCCGTCAGCACGATCTTCACCGTGCACGCCCTGAGCTACGCGGTGAACACCATCGGCCTGGAACGCAGCCCGATGCTGTGGGTCGGGGTGCTGGCGAACGTCGTGGCGCTGGCCGCGATCCCGCTGTGCGCGCTGCTGTCCGACCGGATCGGGCGCAAACCGGTGTTCATCGGCGGCACGGCGGCGTGCGCGGTGCTGATGTTCGGCTACCTGTGGTCGATCTCCACCGGGCAGTACCCGCTGATCTTCCTGACCGGGATCCTGCTGTTCGGCATCGCCTACAGCGCGCCGAACGGTGTCTGGCCTTCGTTCTACGCCGAAATGTTCCCGCCGAAGGTGCGGCTGTCCGGGATGGCCGTCGGCACTCAGATCGGCTTCGCCATCGCCGGTTTCTCCCCCAGCATCGCCGAAGCCATCGGCCCGGGGCGCGACGGCTGGATCGCGGTGTCGATGTTCATCGCCGTGCTCTGCGCGTTCAACATCATCGCGGTGGCCACCGGGCGGGAAACACACCGCGTTCCCACCGGTGAGCTGGGCGAGCGCGCCGCGCCGCGGCCGACCGTCACCTCGAGCTGAGGCGCTGATCCGGCACTCCGCCGGGGCACGCACGGGCGGGGCCGGCGGTGCGCCGGTCCCGCCGCACGTCAGCGGAGCGGGCTCACTTCGAGCCGATCTGCTTCTTCCCGTCCTTGGCGTAACCGATGGCGGCGGTGGCGACGAACAGCACGCCCCCGACCACGGCGAGCCAGAACAGCCCCTTGATGACGAACCCCGCCACGCTGACCACGAGCCACAGCAGCAACAGGCCGCCGATCACTTTCCACACCATGCCGACCACCCCGATCAGGAGAACTCCTTCCAGCTTGCCAGCCGGACCCCCATCCGAGCACCGATATCGGCAAGAACTCAGGGTCAACCTCAGGGTGATCACCACGGCCCACGCCCGAGCTGAGTGAACGGACCGTTCGCCCAACGAGACTGGACAAACGGTCCGCTCACCCCAACCGACCTCGACACCCGAAACACACCGCACCCACCCGAGCTGAGTGAACGGACCGTTCGCCCAACGAGACTGGGCGAACGGTCCGCTCAGTTGAACTCGACTCGCGGCGGCGGGGTCACTTCAGCCAGGCGGCGAGGCGGGCGAGGGCTTCGGCGATGTCCTCGGTGGCTCCGGCGAACGACATGCGCACGAACCGGTCGCCGCGCTCCGGGTCGAAGTCCGCGCCCGGCACCACCGCGACCCCGGTCTCGTCCAGCAGCCGGTGGCACCACAGCGCCGAGTCGTCGGTCAGCTCCCCGATGTCGGCGTAGGCGTAGAACGCGCCGTCGGCGGGCGCGACCCGGCCGAGGCCGAGCTCCGCGAGACCGGACAGCAGCAGCTCCCGGTTCGTCTTGTACCTGCGCACGCGCTCACCGGCCTCGGCGTACGCGTCGGCGCCGAACGCGGCGACCGCGCCGTACTGCGACAACGCGGGCGGGCACAGGGTGAAGTTGCCGGTCAGCGAGTCCACCGCGCGCCG harbors:
- a CDS encoding bifunctional sugar phosphate isomerase/epimerase/4-hydroxyphenylpyruvate dioxygenase family protein, with translation MSTSPAERARSIATVCLSGSLEDKLTAASAAGFGGVEIFENDLIASASAPERIRERCAELGLSIDLYQPFRDFEAVPPDVLRANLRRAERKFDLMARLGADTVLVCSSVSPDAVDDDDLAAEQLRELAELAAERGIRVCYEALAWGRFVNTYEHAWRIVRRADHPSLGVCLDSFHILSRGSDLTTIRTIPAEKLFFLQLADAPRLNMDLLQWSRHHRLFPGQGEFDLAEFVGTVLAAGYAGPLSLEVFNDVFRQSDPGPAAVDAMRSLLALEESVAAPVHLPPPAELSGPAFVELGADDSGGERLNSTLAALGFRSAGRHRSKPVRLWEQGAARILVNTEPDRPEHRGGGALAALGVHSADPPASTRRAEGLLAPVLPRSARPDEADLSSVAAPDGTALFFCRTDADRDAGWLGDFEPEQDERGQDAGVTGIDHVAMTQPFDHFDEAILFYRSVLGLRPAPPVEFAAPFGLVRSRMVLDRGETVRIALDSAVLRRGPWAPGVRHPQHVALSSDDVFASARAMRELGAPVVAIPDNYYDDLDARLELPPDLLASLRENSILYDRDRQGEYLHFSVAVPGSRVFFEIVQRINGYRARGESNAPVRMAAHRRRRLESK
- a CDS encoding shikimate dehydrogenase, whose product is MAVIGDVGNGLLTGLIGAGIGPSLSPALHEREAAELGLRCLYRRLDLDELGLPATAVGELLRAARLTGFTGLNITHPAKQLVIEHLDELSPDAAALGAVNTVVFGEGGAVGHNTDWSGFARSLSRGLPDVPLDRVVLLGAGGAGAAVAHGLLTLGAGTVHVLDLDAGRAEAVATSLRGRFGADRAVAGGLDAGPAAALAAADGLVHATPVGMAAHPGLPVPVEALRPQLWVADVVYRPLETELVRTARARGCRVLDGGGMAVFQAADAFRLFTGCEPDADRMLRHFETLVTDPGGPRVHVAR
- a CDS encoding MFS transporter; this encodes MTETRTPGTTPGEHRKAAWAAWIGSALEYYDFFIYGTAAALVFNKIFFPASSPATGTLLALATFGVGYLARPIGAFVLGHIGDRFGRKRVLVLTVLLMGVATVGVGCLPTYEQIGVAAPITLVVLRLAQGFSAAGEQSGASSMTLEHAPEHRRGYFTSFTLSGTQAGQILATAIFLPIAALPQEQLLSWGWRVPFWLSGLVVIVALVIRRTLDETPVFQQEAGKADKELPLAVLFRDHWADVLRVVVASTVAAVSTIFTVHALSYAVNTIGLERSPMLWVGVLANVVALAAIPLCALLSDRIGRKPVFIGGTAACAVLMFGYLWSISTGQYPLIFLTGILLFGIAYSAPNGVWPSFYAEMFPPKVRLSGMAVGTQIGFAIAGFSPSIAEAIGPGRDGWIAVSMFIAVLCAFNIIAVATGRETHRVPTGELGERAAPRPTVTSS
- a CDS encoding TetR/AcrR family transcriptional regulator, yielding MLDVALAEFADKGYAGARVDEIAARTSTTKRMIYYYFGGKEQLYIAALERAYAAIRGIEQRLDVADLAPKQAIRRVAESTFDHHESHPAFIRLVCIENIDHGRHLAKSAELPGLGTPALEVLTGILERGREAGLFRADVDALDVHMAISSFCVFRTANRHTFQAIFDRDMLDPTRREHYRRMVGDLVLSYLSATPETA